A region from the Marinitoga litoralis genome encodes:
- the sufU gene encoding Fe-S cluster assembly sulfur transfer protein SufU, producing the protein MSIEDLYSDIILDYARNPQFQGEIEDATIKEDGKNLSCGDEITLYLKVEDNIIKDAKFSGHGCIVSQSSAALLCEAITEKSLDDAKKILEEVEKMAQGEAFDENLVGNVGIYSEISKFPIRVKCFTLAWHTLENSLEELE; encoded by the coding sequence ATGAGTATAGAAGACTTATATTCTGACATTATTTTAGATTATGCAAGAAATCCACAATTTCAAGGTGAAATAGAAGATGCAACCATAAAAGAAGATGGAAAGAATCTTTCATGTGGAGATGAAATCACTCTTTATTTAAAAGTTGAGGATAATATTATTAAAGATGCTAAGTTTAGTGGGCATGGATGTATTGTTAGTCAATCATCTGCTGCATTATTATGTGAAGCAATAACTGAAAAATCTTTAGATGACGCAAAGAAAATTTTAGAAGAAGTAGAAAAAATGGCTCAAGGAGAAGCATTTGACGAAAATTTAGTAGGGAATGTTGGTATTTATTCTGAAATATCTAAATTTCCAATTAGAGTTAAATGTTTTACCCTTGCTTGGCATACATTAGAAAATTCTTTAGAAGAATTAGAATAA
- a CDS encoding aminotransferase class V-fold PLP-dependent enzyme, whose translation MLSKKDLIENFPILNREINGKKIIYFDNAATTLTPVKVTNAIKEFYDYHNANVHRGAHLLSNEATEMYENARKTVANFINAKTQEIIFTRGTTESINLLAYSIGKSGWLENKDVLITTIEHHSNFVPWQQLAKTFNYNVNYYNPQDGIFKLEEFLSHITENTKLISITGMSNVTGQIIPIKEIINFAHERDILVHIDGAQYVPHFGFDVNELDVDFLSFSGHKMLGPMGIGIFYGKKKLLKKLPPFHYGGEMINWVRLDDTDFAELPEKFQAGTPNVGGAVGLKAAIDYINEIGFENIKDHSKKLTKYAMDKIKELDFITLYNPEDSSSIITFNFDNVHPHDVAQILSDKFGVAVRSGHLCAQPLLQQLGTKSVCRASFYFYNTEEEVDVFIEGLKFIKEWFK comes from the coding sequence ATGTTATCGAAAAAAGATTTGATAGAGAATTTTCCGATTCTTAATAGGGAGATAAATGGGAAAAAAATTATATATTTTGATAATGCAGCAACTACTTTAACTCCTGTTAAAGTAACAAATGCAATTAAAGAATTTTATGATTATCATAATGCAAATGTGCACAGAGGGGCACATTTGCTTTCTAATGAAGCAACTGAAATGTATGAAAATGCAAGAAAAACTGTTGCTAATTTCATAAATGCTAAAACACAAGAGATAATTTTCACAAGAGGTACTACAGAATCTATTAATTTACTAGCTTATTCAATTGGAAAAAGTGGTTGGTTAGAAAATAAGGATGTTTTAATAACAACCATAGAACATCATTCCAATTTTGTACCTTGGCAACAATTAGCAAAAACATTTAATTATAATGTAAATTATTATAATCCGCAAGATGGGATATTTAAATTAGAAGAATTTTTATCCCATATCACAGAAAATACAAAATTAATAAGTATTACTGGGATGTCTAATGTAACTGGTCAAATAATTCCAATTAAAGAGATAATAAATTTTGCACATGAAAGAGATATTTTAGTTCATATTGACGGGGCTCAATATGTTCCGCATTTTGGATTTGACGTAAACGAATTAGATGTTGATTTTCTTTCCTTTTCAGGACATAAGATGTTAGGTCCTATGGGAATTGGTATTTTTTATGGGAAGAAAAAATTATTAAAAAAACTACCTCCATTCCATTATGGTGGTGAAATGATAAACTGGGTTAGACTTGATGATACAGATTTTGCTGAATTACCTGAAAAATTTCAAGCTGGAACACCAAATGTTGGTGGAGCTGTTGGACTAAAAGCTGCTATTGATTATATTAATGAAATTGGATTTGAAAATATAAAAGATCATTCAAAAAAATTAACTAAATATGCTATGGATAAGATAAAAGAATTGGATTTTATTACATTATATAATCCAGAAGACTCATCTTCTATAATTACCTTTAATTTTGATAATGTACATCCACATGATGTTGCTCAAATTCTAAGCGATAAGTTTGGAGTTGCTGTAAGAAGTGGTCATTTATGTGCCCAACCATTATTACAACAATTAGGTACAAAATCTGTTTGTAGAGCTAGTTTTTATTTCTATAATACAGAAGAAGAGGTAGATGTGTTTATAGAAGGATTAAAATTTATTAAGGAGTGGTTTAAATGA
- a CDS encoding SufD family Fe-S cluster assembly protein, which yields MYEKALILRHDDFFATEWKVPEIESEKDYGLNELNKSNDLYTNNKLIDFRMNRYEEYSKMGFPKWKRAKLNGFDPLDYFLNANSIISENLKGLNEIDEEGIEILKEMDFDGSNRKFLLMTDVFFNSGFYLKTQENENNTYFVESVIDEKNPLYNLGVINLAENSKAVLIRFVNSNGNSSNISSLRAKLKENSELTLININLYNNDISTDNIFFDVGKNAVLTVYDINIGGKVSAPHIITRMASDEGKVNIYPYYLSQDEEVLDMFYLIRYYAPKTFGHILGHGVLMDSSRVIFRGNIDIKKGAKEADAGEQDFNLVLSDKARVMAYPSLYVDENDVTAGHAASVGSIDEDMLYYMMTRGYSKNQAKREIAFGIFEPAISFVEEYNSKYAGELKNVIEKRFDREFSDS from the coding sequence TTTATATACTAATAATAAATTAATAGACTTTAGAATGAATAGATATGAAGAATACAGCAAAATGGGTTTCCCAAAATGGAAAAGAGCTAAATTAAATGGATTTGATCCTTTAGACTATTTTTTAAATGCTAATTCTATAATATCAGAAAACTTAAAAGGACTAAATGAAATAGATGAAGAAGGCATAGAAATTTTAAAAGAGATGGATTTTGATGGTTCAAATAGGAAGTTCTTATTAATGACAGATGTATTTTTTAATTCTGGTTTTTATTTAAAAACACAAGAAAATGAAAATAATACATATTTTGTTGAATCTGTAATCGATGAAAAAAATCCATTATATAATTTAGGTGTAATAAATTTAGCAGAAAATAGTAAAGCTGTATTAATAAGATTTGTTAACTCTAATGGAAATAGTTCGAATATATCTTCACTAAGAGCAAAATTAAAAGAAAATTCAGAATTGACATTGATAAATATAAATTTATATAATAATGATATATCTACAGATAATATTTTCTTTGATGTTGGTAAAAATGCTGTATTGACAGTGTATGATATTAATATTGGAGGAAAAGTTTCCGCACCACATATAATTACAAGAATGGCTTCAGATGAGGGGAAGGTTAATATATATCCATATTATCTCTCACAAGACGAAGAAGTTTTAGATATGTTTTATTTAATTAGATATTATGCGCCAAAAACATTTGGTCATATTTTAGGACATGGTGTTTTAATGGATTCATCAAGAGTAATTTTTAGAGGAAATATTGATATTAAAAAAGGTGCTAAAGAGGCTGATGCTGGTGAACAAGACTTTAATTTAGTACTATCAGATAAAGCAAGAGTTATGGCTTATCCTTCATTATACGTTGATGAAAATGACGTTACTGCAGGACATGCTGCTAGTGTTGGAAGTATTGATGAAGATATGTTATACTATATGATGACAAGAGGTTATAGTAAAAACCAAGCAAAAAGAGAAATTGCATTTGGTATTTTTGAACCAGCTATTTCCTTTGTTGAAGAATATAACTCTAAATATGCGGGGGAATTAAAAAATGTTATCGAAAAAAGATTTGATAGAGAATTTTCCGATTCTTAA
- a CDS encoding GAF domain-containing protein, whose amino-acid sequence MDKINEKNTIIFSKIFKLLSKEYDDFFEMNTIFTYILEYIINSNKNLSTGSIILKDEDGYFRYIAVKGHDYNLLKGIKYRKNDIHKDRFYGITILKIKPEIERYDLFEKLVKGGNLLKIKSILSIPININNEVVGFLTLDNYTNDIFSDEIISLAKVYTDFIGIIYENIIIKKELNLHNAIIEKANITNGILFNKDFLIKKTKEFFENNKEFNFAVIKLKKEYDNKIFKIISRRINRLFIDDYVAFDNNTFYILSEYISNYYFENDLKNSMEKPILFENEDIIPEYDYSLYIIPDEINSIDDLIFLLN is encoded by the coding sequence GTGGATAAAATTAACGAAAAAAATACTATAATTTTTTCAAAAATTTTTAAATTATTGTCTAAGGAATATGATGATTTTTTTGAAATGAATACTATTTTTACATATATATTAGAATATATAATAAATTCTAATAAGAACTTATCTACTGGAAGTATTATCTTAAAGGATGAGGATGGATATTTTAGATACATTGCAGTAAAAGGACATGATTATAACTTACTAAAAGGTATTAAATATAGAAAAAATGATATTCACAAAGATAGATTTTATGGTATTACTATTTTAAAAATTAAACCAGAAATTGAAAGGTACGATTTATTTGAAAAATTAGTTAAAGGTGGTAATTTACTTAAAATAAAATCCATCTTATCTATTCCTATTAATATTAATAATGAGGTTGTTGGCTTTTTAACATTAGATAATTATACAAATGATATTTTTTCTGATGAAATTATTTCATTAGCAAAAGTCTATACTGATTTTATCGGTATCATATATGAAAACATTATTATCAAAAAAGAATTAAATTTGCATAATGCAATTATTGAAAAAGCCAATATAACAAATGGAATATTATTTAATAAAGATTTTTTGATTAAAAAGACAAAAGAATTTTTTGAAAATAATAAGGAGTTTAATTTTGCAGTTATTAAATTAAAAAAAGAGTATGATAACAAAATTTTTAAAATAATATCTCGAAGAATAAATAGGTTATTTATAGATGATTATGTAGCATTTGACAATAATACATTTTATATATTATCAGAATATATTTCAAATTATTATTTTGAAAATGATTTAAAAAATAGTATGGAAAAACCTATACTTTTTGAAAATGAAGATATTATTCCAGAATATGATTATTCATTATATATTATTCCTGATGAAATTAATAGTATCGATGACTTAATTTTTTTATTAAATTAA